From Acidimicrobiales bacterium, one genomic window encodes:
- a CDS encoding fasciclin domain-containing protein, with product MSKRLLRILSALLAFTLLAAACGDDDEDTTTTTTEASPDDSADPGAETGTIVDVAVANGSFTTLVAAVQAAGLVDTLSGDGPFTVFAPTDDAFAAALADLGLTAEELLASPDLADILTYHVVAGEVDAATAISLDGQSAETVNGADIDISVVDGSVVINGTATVVTPDVAASNGIIHVIDAVLLPPDFGSDDMAEDDMADDDMADENAAPGTIVDVAVANGSFTTLVAAVQAAGLVDTLSGDGPFTVFAPTDDAFAAALADLGLTAEELLASPDLADILTYHVVAGEVDAATAISLDGQSAETVNGADIDISVVDGSVVINGTATVVTPDVAASNGIIHVIDAVLLPPA from the coding sequence ATGTCCAAGCGCCTCCTGCGCATCCTGTCCGCTCTCCTCGCCTTCACGCTGCTCGCTGCCGCGTGTGGCGATGACGACGAGGACACCACCACGACCACCACCGAGGCGTCGCCCGACGACTCGGCCGACCCGGGCGCCGAAACCGGCACGATCGTCGATGTTGCGGTAGCGAACGGCAGCTTCACCACACTGGTCGCCGCTGTTCAGGCCGCCGGCCTGGTCGACACCCTCTCGGGTGACGGTCCGTTCACCGTCTTCGCTCCCACCGACGATGCCTTCGCCGCTGCGCTCGCCGATCTCGGCCTGACCGCTGAAGAGCTCCTGGCCAGCCCCGACCTCGCCGACATCCTCACGTACCACGTGGTCGCCGGTGAAGTCGACGCCGCAACCGCCATCAGCCTCGACGGCCAGTCCGCCGAGACCGTGAACGGCGCCGACATCGACATCTCCGTCGTCGACGGCAGCGTCGTGATCAACGGCACCGCCACCGTCGTCACCCCCGACGTCGCCGCCTCCAACGGCATCATCCACGTCATCGACGCCGTCCTGCTCCCGCCGGACTTCGGTTCCGACGACATGGCTGAAGACGACATGGCCGACGACGACATGGCCGACGAGAATGCCGCTCCCGGCACGATCGTCGATGTTGCGGTGGCGAACGGCAGCTTCACCACACTGGTCGCCGCTGTTCAGGCCGCCGGCCTGGTCGACACCCTCTCGGGTGACGGTCCGTTCACCGTCTTCGCTCCCACCGACGATGCCTTCGCCGCTGCGCTCGCCGATCTCGGCCTGACGGCTGAAGAGCTCCTGGCCAGCCCCGACCTCGCCGACATCCTCACGTACCACGTGGTCGCCGGTGAAGTCGACGCCGCAACGGCCATCAGCCTCGACGGCCAGTCCGCCGAGACCGTGAACGGTGCCGACATCGACATCTCCGTCGTCGACGGCAGCGTCGTGATCAACGGCACCGCCACCGTCGTCACCCCCGACGTCGCCGCCTCCAACGGCATCATCCACGTCATCGACGCCGTCCTCCTGCCGCCGGCGTAG
- a CDS encoding sigma-70 family RNA polymerase sigma factor, with protein MSAAEIRVVGDADGCFARGDDDALRKAYDEHGRLIYTFCARALGPERAHDVTQEVFLSAWRARDRFDPAKGNLAAWLTGIAKNRIIDAVRAEKRHSDRRAPESTDELPTESETETLGDQMLVADALRILPERSRRILTLHYFEDLTHPQIAERTQLPLGTVKSDIRRGLDRIRQHMEVPHD; from the coding sequence GTGAGCGCCGCCGAGATTCGTGTGGTCGGGGATGCCGACGGATGTTTCGCCCGAGGCGACGACGACGCCCTGCGCAAGGCCTACGACGAGCATGGCCGGCTGATCTACACCTTCTGCGCACGGGCCCTCGGGCCCGAACGGGCGCACGATGTCACCCAGGAAGTGTTCCTGAGTGCCTGGAGGGCCCGGGATCGCTTCGATCCGGCCAAGGGCAATCTGGCCGCCTGGCTCACCGGCATCGCCAAGAACCGGATCATCGATGCGGTGCGGGCCGAGAAGCGCCACTCCGATCGACGGGCACCGGAATCGACCGACGAGCTGCCCACCGAATCCGAGACGGAGACGTTGGGCGACCAAATGCTGGTCGCCGACGCACTCCGCATCCTGCCCGAGCGCTCGCGTAGGATTCTGACGCTCCACTACTTCGAGGATCTGACCCACCCGCAGATCGCCGAGCGCACACAGCTCCCACTCGGGACCGTCAAGAGCGACATCCGTCGTGGTCTCGACCGCATCCGACAGCACATGGAGGTTCCCCATGACTGA
- a CDS encoding MoxR family ATPase codes for MSYRFEDVASVKADLQKVDYLSDDGIAGVVYLADRLQKPILVEGPAGTGKTELAKSVAKISGARLIRLQCYEGLDEAKALYEWNYKKQLLRIQTERGDDHDWADISDDIFSDEFLLTRPLLEAITADEPVVLLIDEVDRVEVETEALLLEILSDYQVSIPELGTIEAKQIPLVFLTSNNTRELSEALKRRCLYLHVDYPDMEREKEIVLTKVPDITENLADQVARVVRSIRQIELKKHPSVSETLDWAKTLVLLGVEKIDEKTATDTINVLLKYQSDITKAVKELSTADGVTV; via the coding sequence ATGTCGTATCGATTCGAAGACGTCGCCTCCGTCAAGGCCGACCTGCAAAAGGTCGACTACCTGTCCGACGATGGCATTGCCGGCGTGGTGTACCTCGCCGATCGGCTCCAGAAGCCGATCCTGGTGGAAGGGCCGGCCGGTACCGGCAAGACGGAACTGGCCAAGAGCGTCGCCAAGATCAGCGGCGCCCGCCTGATCCGCCTCCAGTGCTACGAGGGGCTCGACGAGGCCAAGGCGCTCTACGAGTGGAACTACAAGAAGCAGTTGCTCCGGATCCAGACCGAGCGGGGCGACGACCACGACTGGGCCGACATCTCCGACGACATCTTCTCCGACGAGTTCCTGCTCACCCGTCCGTTGCTCGAGGCGATCACCGCCGATGAGCCCGTCGTGCTGCTGATCGACGAGGTCGATCGCGTCGAGGTCGAGACCGAGGCGCTGCTGCTCGAGATCCTCTCCGACTACCAAGTGTCGATCCCCGAGCTGGGCACGATCGAGGCGAAGCAGATCCCGCTCGTCTTCCTGACCTCGAACAACACCCGTGAGCTCTCCGAGGCGCTCAAGCGCCGCTGCCTCTACCTCCATGTCGACTACCCCGACATGGAGCGCGAGAAGGAGATCGTGCTCACGAAGGTTCCCGACATCACCGAGAACCTCGCCGACCAGGTCGCCCGTGTGGTGCGCTCGATCCGTCAGATCGAACTCAAGAAGCACCCGTCGGTGTCGGAGACCCTCGACTGGGCGAAGACACTCGTCCTGCTCGGCGTCGAGAAGATCGACGAGAAGACCGCCACCGACACCATCAACGTCCTGCTCAAGTACCAGAGCGACATCACGAAGGCAGTGAAGGAACTCAGCACCGCCGACGGCGTCACGGTCTGA
- a CDS encoding VWA domain-containing protein, translating to MAVTESGETHSGDEVPPELGDPILELLNGFIAELRNAGLPVSLTENLDAMEAIRHVPIGERETFKYALAATLVKHANHWKAFETVFEVYFSLRGKEYAIGEDSELAEFDDDMDQDGAEGSGEQQGGGGGENLTPEELAEMLFQALMRGDQQMMRGVARQAVKRYAGMEPGRPVGGTYYLYRTLRNLDLEGVLERLLEQQQNDDGDVSEFDQRLQRDEYQSRVDQLQKEIEAEIRRRLVADRGVEAMAKTLRKPLPEDVDFMHASREEMASLRKAIYPLTRKLASRLQRKRRHGRKGPLDFRRTVRASLSYGGVPAEPKFRNPKPHKPEIFVIADISGSVAAFARFTLHLVYAISGQFSKVRAFVFIDGLDEVTRYFEGVEDINEAVHRVNTEADVVWVDGHSDYGHALGVFWERYGKDIGPRTSIMILGDARNNYHASESWIIKEMKEKARQVHWLNPEPRSYWDTGDSIVGEYAQYTDGCFEVRNLRQLEAFVENLA from the coding sequence ATGGCCGTCACCGAATCCGGCGAGACGCACTCGGGAGACGAAGTCCCGCCCGAGCTGGGTGATCCGATTCTCGAGCTCCTCAACGGTTTCATCGCCGAACTCCGCAACGCCGGCCTGCCGGTGTCGCTGACCGAGAACCTCGACGCGATGGAGGCGATCCGCCACGTACCGATCGGCGAACGCGAAACCTTCAAGTACGCGCTCGCGGCGACGCTCGTCAAGCACGCCAACCACTGGAAGGCGTTCGAGACCGTCTTCGAGGTCTACTTCTCGCTGCGCGGCAAGGAGTATGCGATCGGCGAGGATTCCGAACTGGCGGAGTTCGACGACGACATGGACCAGGACGGGGCCGAGGGTTCCGGCGAGCAGCAGGGCGGCGGTGGGGGAGAGAACCTCACGCCCGAGGAACTCGCCGAGATGCTCTTCCAGGCGCTCATGCGCGGCGACCAACAGATGATGCGCGGCGTCGCCCGTCAGGCCGTGAAGCGCTACGCGGGCATGGAGCCGGGGCGGCCCGTCGGCGGCACCTACTACCTGTACCGCACGCTGCGAAACCTCGATCTCGAGGGCGTGCTCGAGCGACTTCTCGAGCAGCAGCAAAACGACGACGGCGACGTGTCGGAGTTCGATCAACGACTCCAGCGCGACGAGTACCAGAGCCGCGTCGATCAGCTGCAAAAGGAGATCGAGGCGGAGATCCGTCGGCGTCTCGTGGCCGATCGTGGGGTCGAGGCCATGGCCAAGACGCTGCGCAAACCGCTCCCCGAAGACGTCGACTTCATGCACGCCTCGCGAGAGGAGATGGCGAGCCTCCGCAAGGCGATCTACCCGCTCACGCGGAAGCTGGCATCGCGCCTTCAACGCAAGCGTCGGCACGGGCGCAAGGGGCCGCTCGACTTCCGCCGCACGGTTCGGGCCTCGCTGTCCTACGGCGGGGTGCCGGCCGAGCCGAAGTTCCGCAACCCGAAGCCCCACAAGCCGGAGATCTTCGTGATCGCCGACATCTCGGGTTCGGTCGCGGCGTTCGCCCGGTTCACCCTGCACCTCGTCTACGCGATCTCCGGGCAGTTCTCCAAGGTCCGTGCATTCGTGTTCATCGACGGTCTCGATGAGGTCACCCGCTATTTCGAGGGCGTCGAGGACATCAACGAGGCCGTGCATCGGGTCAACACCGAGGCCGACGTCGTCTGGGTCGACGGCCATTCCGACTACGGCCACGCGCTCGGGGTGTTCTGGGAGCGCTACGGCAAGGACATCGGGCCCCGGACCTCGATCATGATCCTCGGTGACGCCCGCAACAACTACCACGCCTCCGAGAGCTGGATCATCAAGGAGATGAAGGAGAAGGCCCGCCAGGTGCACTGGCTGAACCCCGAGCCGCGGTCCTACTGGGACACGGGCGACTCCATCGTCGGCGAATACGCCCAGTACACCGATGGATGCTTCGAGGTGCGCAACCTCCGTCAACTCGAGGCGTTCGTCGAGAACCTGGCCTGA
- a CDS encoding glutamate-5-semialdehyde dehydrogenase, which produces MTTTPTPIPELASRAKIAARALAVASTAEKDAALHAAADLLVANADTIIEANAHDVARAEADGMAAPLVDRLRLDRARIDGMAGGLRQVAALADPVGRISDGWVRPNGLRIERVHVPLGVVAIIYESRPNVTSDAFGLCLKSGNAAFLRGSSSAIDSNLAISEVLRGALEKVGLPADALIVVDDVRREAAVEFMQQRGYVDCLIPRGGPTLIQSILDNATVPYVIDGAGNCHVYVDAAADLDMALEIVCNAKMQRTGVCNAAESLVVHAEVADVFLPMAAAALEGVELVGDNAARAIIDSIGPATDEDFATEYLDMKMSVKVVADLDEAIRHVNETSTGHSEAIITTDIASADRFTREVDAAAVVVNASTRFVDGEEFGFGAEIGISTQKLHARGPMGLEQLTTRKFIVRGDGQVRG; this is translated from the coding sequence GTGACGACGACCCCGACCCCGATCCCAGAGCTCGCATCCCGCGCCAAGATCGCGGCCCGCGCGTTGGCCGTGGCTTCGACTGCGGAAAAGGACGCGGCGCTGCATGCTGCGGCCGACCTCCTCGTGGCCAACGCCGACACGATCATCGAGGCCAACGCCCACGATGTCGCCCGGGCCGAAGCCGATGGCATGGCCGCGCCGCTCGTCGATCGCCTGCGGCTCGATCGCGCCCGCATCGATGGTATGGCCGGCGGACTCCGTCAGGTCGCCGCCCTGGCCGACCCGGTCGGTCGTATCAGCGACGGCTGGGTGCGGCCCAACGGCCTGCGCATCGAACGGGTCCATGTGCCGCTCGGTGTGGTCGCGATCATCTACGAGAGCCGCCCCAATGTCACCAGCGACGCGTTCGGCCTCTGTCTCAAGTCGGGCAATGCCGCGTTCCTGCGGGGGAGTTCGTCGGCGATCGATTCCAATCTCGCGATCTCCGAGGTCCTGCGCGGCGCGTTGGAGAAGGTCGGGCTGCCGGCCGACGCGCTGATCGTGGTCGACGATGTCCGTCGCGAGGCTGCCGTCGAGTTCATGCAGCAACGCGGGTATGTCGACTGCCTGATCCCTCGGGGCGGTCCGACCCTGATCCAGTCCATTCTCGACAACGCGACCGTGCCCTACGTGATCGACGGGGCAGGAAACTGCCACGTCTATGTCGACGCGGCGGCGGATCTCGACATGGCGCTCGAGATCGTGTGCAACGCGAAGATGCAGCGGACCGGGGTGTGCAACGCGGCCGAATCGCTGGTCGTGCACGCGGAGGTCGCTGACGTGTTCCTGCCGATGGCCGCAGCGGCGCTCGAGGGCGTCGAACTGGTCGGTGACAATGCAGCGCGGGCGATCATCGATTCGATCGGACCGGCCACCGACGAGGACTTCGCGACGGAGTACCTCGACATGAAGATGAGCGTGAAGGTGGTGGCCGACCTCGACGAGGCGATCCGCCACGTGAACGAGACCTCCACCGGACACAGCGAAGCGATCATCACCACCGACATCGCGTCGGCCGACCGGTTCACGCGTGAGGTCGATGCGGCCGCCGTGGTGGTCAACGCGTCGACCCGTTTCGTCGACGGCGAGGAGTTCGGGTTCGGTGCCGAGATCGGCATTTCGACCCAGAAGCTCCACGCTCGTGGGCCGATGGGGCTCGAGCAGCTGACCACCCGCAAGTTCATCGTGCGAGGCGACGGTCAGGTGCGCGGCTGA
- a CDS encoding PspA/IM30 family protein, whose translation MLQYLKKRWKYLVAKLSGSFEDTADPKVQLEQAIAEAKEQHKQLRQQAANVIANQKQTELRLNRSLEELERVNANAHQAVTMADAAQKSGEIEKAERYTNAAEQFANRLLTLEQEIESLKSLHFQASEAAEQAKNAVDQNSDLLQKKLSEKQALLSQLDQAKMQESVNTAMATLSEAVGEDVPTFDEVRNKIEARYAKAKASAELTEGNVETQMLEIEKAARNAEAQSRLESIKADLGITSGTPTPELSESPSEAERAD comes from the coding sequence ATGCTCCAATATCTGAAGAAGCGCTGGAAGTATCTCGTCGCCAAGCTGAGCGGCAGTTTCGAGGACACGGCCGATCCGAAGGTCCAACTGGAGCAGGCGATCGCCGAGGCCAAGGAGCAGCACAAGCAGCTTCGTCAGCAAGCGGCGAACGTCATCGCCAACCAGAAGCAGACCGAGCTCCGTCTCAATCGGTCGCTCGAAGAACTCGAGCGGGTCAACGCCAATGCCCATCAGGCCGTCACCATGGCCGACGCGGCACAGAAGTCCGGTGAGATCGAGAAGGCGGAGCGTTACACCAACGCCGCCGAGCAGTTCGCGAACCGCCTGCTCACCCTCGAGCAGGAGATCGAGAGCCTCAAGAGCCTCCACTTCCAGGCGTCCGAGGCCGCCGAGCAGGCCAAGAACGCGGTCGACCAGAACAGCGACCTGCTCCAGAAGAAGCTCAGTGAGAAGCAGGCGCTGCTGAGCCAACTCGACCAGGCCAAGATGCAGGAGAGCGTCAACACGGCGATGGCAACACTGTCCGAGGCGGTGGGCGAAGACGTCCCGACGTTCGACGAGGTCCGCAACAAGATCGAGGCCCGCTACGCGAAGGCGAAGGCGAGCGCCGAGCTCACCGAGGGCAACGTCGAGACCCAGATGCTCGAGATCGAGAAGGCGGCGCGCAACGCAGAGGCGCAGTCGCGACTCGAGAGCATCAAGGCCGACCTCGGTATCACCAGCGGCACGCCGACGCCCGAACTCAGCGAGAGTCCGAGCGAGGCCGAACGCGCCGACTGA
- the proB gene encoding glutamate 5-kinase, producing the protein MSEPRTIVVKIGTSSITDAAGVIDRGAIEKLCADVAAARADGHRVVVVTSGAIAAGLPEIGLDADRRSVDTITLQAVATIGQVALMGVYRESFAVHGLVAGQVLLVPLDFIVRTQYIHAGQTLRRLLELGVVPIVNENDAIADDEIRWGDNDRIAALVANLVDADQLILLTDIAGVLTADPRVDASASLIEEIVEIDHQTEALAGGAGSVRGSGGMASKLTAAKIAAWSGVSSVIAHAGRADVVVDAVAEVAGVGTIIRSRPIRLPARKLWIAFAVVAQGTIVVDAGARAALERGMSLLAAGVREIVGDFDAGSPVEVVDSDGVTFAKGLVRHTANELRAAAGQRSDDLPVGAPHIVVHADDLVTLPG; encoded by the coding sequence ATGAGCGAGCCACGGACCATCGTCGTGAAGATCGGCACCTCGTCGATCACCGACGCGGCCGGGGTGATCGACCGCGGCGCCATCGAGAAGCTGTGCGCCGACGTGGCCGCGGCCCGGGCCGACGGCCACCGGGTCGTCGTGGTCACCTCGGGCGCGATCGCGGCGGGGCTGCCCGAGATCGGGCTCGACGCCGATCGCCGCTCGGTCGACACCATCACCTTGCAGGCGGTGGCGACGATCGGCCAGGTCGCGCTGATGGGCGTCTACCGGGAGTCGTTCGCGGTCCACGGGCTGGTGGCGGGACAGGTCCTGCTCGTTCCGCTCGACTTCATCGTCCGCACCCAATACATCCATGCCGGGCAGACCCTGCGTCGGCTGCTCGAATTGGGCGTTGTTCCGATCGTCAACGAGAACGACGCGATCGCCGACGACGAGATCCGGTGGGGCGACAACGACCGCATCGCTGCCCTCGTCGCGAATCTCGTCGATGCCGATCAGCTGATCCTGCTGACCGACATCGCCGGGGTGTTGACGGCGGACCCGCGGGTCGATGCGAGCGCCTCGCTGATCGAGGAGATCGTGGAGATCGACCATCAGACCGAGGCACTCGCCGGTGGCGCCGGTTCGGTCCGGGGGAGTGGCGGCATGGCATCGAAGTTGACCGCCGCGAAGATCGCCGCCTGGTCGGGGGTGTCGTCGGTGATCGCCCACGCGGGCCGCGCCGATGTGGTGGTCGATGCCGTCGCGGAGGTCGCCGGCGTCGGCACGATCATCCGGTCCCGGCCGATCCGTCTGCCGGCTCGGAAACTCTGGATCGCGTTCGCGGTCGTCGCTCAGGGCACCATCGTCGTCGACGCCGGCGCCCGCGCCGCGCTCGAACGCGGTATGTCGCTGCTCGCCGCCGGTGTGCGGGAGATCGTCGGCGACTTCGACGCCGGATCGCCCGTCGAGGTGGTCGACAGCGACGGCGTCACCTTCGCGAAAGGACTGGTGCGCCACACGGCGAACGAGTTGCGGGCGGCCGCAGGCCAACGCAGCGACGACCTCCCGGTCGGTGCGCCCCACATCGTGGTGCACGCCGACGATCTCGTGACCCTGCCCGGCTAG
- a CDS encoding signal peptidase I, which produces MDESSNELPAAVAIARFVTGTVALCVLSALATLMLWAVGYPVVRGWSPTVITSGSMTPSIEVGDVLVAGPVDADRLVPGSVIVFDNPAGSGFVSHRLVEVLPTGEYRTWGDANESADSTPVRPDQVRGIGRLVVPLVGRPYAWAAAGDTDSLLLGALALVGLVIAARWGYRPEFDPWATPQEPRPRVDGSRVAPAIAAGAAIMFFGSSFVGTRPVHSAFTDPAQSDASITAAGTFP; this is translated from the coding sequence ATGGACGAGTCGAGCAACGAGCTGCCGGCTGCTGTCGCCATTGCTCGCTTCGTGACCGGGACCGTGGCGCTCTGCGTGCTCAGCGCGCTCGCGACCCTGATGCTGTGGGCGGTCGGCTATCCCGTGGTCAGGGGGTGGTCGCCCACGGTGATCACCTCCGGCTCCATGACGCCGTCGATCGAGGTCGGCGACGTGCTCGTGGCCGGACCGGTCGACGCCGATCGGCTGGTCCCCGGATCCGTCATCGTCTTCGACAACCCGGCCGGCTCGGGCTTCGTCTCGCACCGGCTCGTCGAAGTGCTCCCCACGGGGGAGTACCGCACATGGGGTGACGCGAACGAGTCAGCCGACTCGACCCCCGTTCGCCCCGATCAGGTCCGCGGGATCGGTCGGCTGGTGGTCCCGCTGGTGGGGCGTCCCTACGCGTGGGCCGCCGCGGGCGACACCGACTCGCTGCTGCTCGGGGCTCTCGCATTGGTCGGCCTCGTCATCGCGGCGCGATGGGGATATCGACCCGAGTTCGACCCATGGGCCACGCCGCAGGAACCTCGCCCCCGCGTGGACGGAAGCCGTGTCGCCCCGGCCATCGCAGCCGGCGCGGCGATCATGTTCTTCGGCTCGAGCTTCGTCGGAACCCGTCCGGTCCATTCCGCCTTCACCGATCCGGCGCAGAGCGACGCCAGCATCACTGCCGCCGGCACCTTCCCCTGA
- the murJ gene encoding murein biosynthesis integral membrane protein MurJ, which yields MTSPRRRLRAPTTRRFGGSTLVAGGIGLSRVAGLLREMVTSRVLGLSLAADAFATAARIPNLLQNLLGEGVLSASFVPVYSQLLDRDDDAEANRVAGAVGALLLMVTGVAVLVLVLAARPITAVLAPGLANETFELAVDLTRIMAVGVGFLVMSAWCLGILNSHRSFFLPYAAPIVWNAAQIVAALFIWLRGWSLDDAARGLAIAVTIGGLLQLLIQLPTVRGLARGIRMRPDNHHRAVKEIRRRFAPAVLGRGVVQISAYLDLFLATFLAAGAVAALFKAQMLYTLPVSLFAMSVAAAELPEMARLVGDPDALVSRTRRSLDRIAFWMLLAAFVMIAAGDLVVGVLFQGGEFDATDGVLVWFILGAYAVGLPAIGASRLLQNTCYAVGDTKGPARIAAIRVGIAAVIGVVVMFPLDRVLVGPDGLLGLGDIAAFGPLDAAVRGAGGPVRLGAVGLAVGSAVGAWVELTLLSSLVRRRVPGIDDPRSSLVGPAVAAAGAFVLTAGVKLLAAPLPLLIEAVVVGTVAVAAYVVLCFRAGVRSADLILRPVRRLIWR from the coding sequence GTGACCAGCCCTCGACGGCGCTTGCGTGCGCCGACAACGAGACGGTTCGGCGGCTCGACCCTGGTTGCCGGCGGCATCGGCCTGTCTCGCGTCGCGGGCCTGCTGCGCGAGATGGTCACATCTCGGGTGCTGGGCCTCTCGCTCGCCGCCGACGCGTTCGCCACCGCGGCTCGCATTCCCAACCTGCTCCAGAATCTGCTCGGCGAGGGGGTGCTGTCGGCCAGCTTCGTGCCTGTCTACAGCCAACTCCTCGACAGAGACGACGACGCCGAGGCCAACCGGGTCGCCGGCGCAGTGGGCGCCCTCCTGTTGATGGTGACCGGCGTCGCGGTACTCGTCCTGGTCCTGGCGGCCCGACCGATCACGGCCGTGCTGGCACCGGGGCTCGCCAACGAGACGTTCGAACTCGCCGTGGATCTCACTCGCATCATGGCGGTCGGCGTGGGCTTCCTCGTGATGTCGGCGTGGTGCCTCGGCATCCTCAACAGCCACCGGAGCTTCTTTCTCCCCTACGCCGCCCCCATCGTGTGGAACGCCGCCCAGATCGTCGCCGCACTCTTCATCTGGCTGCGTGGCTGGTCGCTCGACGACGCCGCACGCGGGCTCGCGATCGCCGTCACCATCGGCGGTCTGCTGCAACTCCTCATCCAACTGCCCACCGTTCGGGGCCTGGCCCGCGGCATTCGGATGCGACCGGACAACCACCACCGAGCGGTCAAGGAGATCCGACGCCGGTTCGCGCCGGCAGTCCTCGGACGCGGCGTCGTGCAGATCTCGGCCTATCTCGACCTGTTCCTGGCGACGTTCCTCGCCGCCGGGGCGGTGGCTGCGCTGTTCAAGGCGCAGATGCTCTACACCTTGCCGGTCTCGCTGTTCGCAATGAGTGTTGCGGCCGCAGAGCTGCCCGAGATGGCCCGCCTCGTCGGCGACCCCGACGCCCTCGTCAGCCGGACCCGACGGAGCCTGGATCGCATCGCCTTCTGGATGCTGCTCGCCGCCTTCGTGATGATCGCGGCCGGCGACCTGGTCGTCGGCGTCTTGTTCCAGGGTGGTGAGTTCGACGCCACCGACGGCGTGCTCGTCTGGTTCATCCTCGGGGCATACGCCGTCGGCCTTCCGGCGATCGGCGCCAGCCGATTGCTACAGAACACGTGCTACGCGGTCGGCGACACCAAGGGGCCGGCCCGGATCGCCGCGATCCGCGTGGGCATCGCCGCGGTCATCGGCGTGGTGGTCATGTTCCCGCTCGACCGCGTGCTCGTCGGCCCCGACGGGCTCCTCGGCCTCGGCGACATCGCCGCCTTCGGCCCACTGGATGCCGCCGTGCGCGGTGCCGGTGGCCCGGTGCGCCTCGGCGCGGTCGGCCTCGCCGTCGGTTCCGCCGTCGGTGCCTGGGTCGAACTGACGCTGCTGTCCTCGCTCGTCCGCCGCCGCGTGCCCGGCATCGACGATCCCCGGAGCTCGCTCGTCGGACCCGCCGTCGCTGCGGCCGGCGCGTTCGTGCTCACCGCAGGGGTGAAGCTGCTGGCGGCGCCCCTCCCGCTGTTGATCGAGGCGGTGGTGGTCGGCACCGTCGCCGTGGCCGCCTACGTCGTCTTGTGTTTCCGGGCCGGCGTGCGCAGTGCCGACCTGATCCTGCGACCCGTCCGTCGACTCATCTGGCGATGA
- a CDS encoding anti-sigma factor: MTDDLHPVEADADIEAILRSLSDDALEFDVPPHSVWEGIQAAVEAEQAPTVAAIVQLASRRRLPIMIGAVAAALVVIAGVAAVLLSDDGTAPIEVASAELVYVPDDPAFVDLGIGRSANVTLLADGDAEKVRVEIADLPDAGDDSDLEIWLIGVTEGDPDIVPLGLVEDPNDPGTFTVPADFDRSAYDAVAVDISIEPHDGNESHSGMSLVRGVLST, from the coding sequence ATGACTGACGACCTCCATCCCGTCGAAGCCGACGCCGACATCGAGGCGATCCTGCGCTCGCTGTCCGACGATGCTCTCGAGTTCGACGTGCCACCGCACTCGGTGTGGGAGGGGATCCAGGCCGCGGTCGAGGCCGAACAGGCCCCGACCGTCGCTGCGATCGTGCAGCTGGCGAGCCGCCGACGGCTGCCGATCATGATCGGCGCGGTGGCGGCTGCGCTCGTGGTGATCGCCGGTGTGGCGGCAGTTCTCCTCTCCGACGACGGCACTGCCCCGATCGAGGTGGCATCGGCCGAGCTCGTCTACGTGCCCGACGATCCCGCGTTCGTCGACCTCGGGATCGGCCGTTCGGCCAACGTCACCCTCCTCGCGGACGGAGATGCCGAGAAGGTGCGGGTCGAGATCGCCGATCTGCCCGATGCAGGCGACGACAGCGACCTGGAGATCTGGCTGATCGGTGTGACCGAAGGTGACCCCGACATCGTCCCACTCGGACTCGTCGAGGACCCCAACGACCCCGGCACCTTCACGGTGCCCGCCGATTTCGACCGGTCGGCCTACGACGCGGTCGCCGTCGACATCAGCATCGAACCGCACGACGGCAACGAGAGCCACAGTGGCATGTCGCTCGTGCGCGGCGTGCTTTCCACCTGA